Proteins encoded together in one Dechloromonas sp. HYN0024 window:
- the scpB gene encoding SMC-Scp complex subunit ScpB codes for MPPSEMKKMFDEELSTDTLRRLLDELREEWGERPVELIQLASGWRFRTRAEYLPYLERLNPERPPKYSRAVLETLAIIAYRQPVTRGDIEEIRGVAVNTNVVKTLEERGWIDVVGHRETPGRPALFATTKQFLDDLGLRSVSELPPLEQIAQTLELNHENQ; via the coding sequence ATGCCGCCGAGCGAGATGAAAAAGATGTTCGACGAGGAACTGTCGACCGATACCCTGCGCCGTCTTCTCGACGAACTGCGCGAGGAATGGGGTGAGCGGCCGGTCGAACTGATCCAGCTGGCTTCTGGCTGGCGTTTCCGGACGCGAGCTGAATATCTGCCGTATCTTGAACGCCTCAATCCCGAGCGACCGCCGAAATATTCGCGGGCGGTCCTCGAAACCCTTGCCATCATCGCCTATCGCCAGCCGGTGACGCGTGGTGATATTGAAGAAATCCGTGGCGTCGCGGTCAATACCAACGTCGTCAAAACCCTCGAAGAGCGCGGCTGGATCGACGTTGTCGGCCATCGCGAAACACCGGGCCGACCGGCCCTGTTTGCCACCACCAAGCAATTTCTCGATGATCTGGGACTGCGTAGCGTCAGCGAACTGCCGCCGCTTGAACAAATCGCCCAGACACTGGAGCTGAACCATGAAAACCAATAA
- a CDS encoding H-NS family nucleoid-associated regulatory protein yields the protein MDISTLTVAQLRDLQQQIPAEIKRREAQEKINVLNELRAFAKTRGYAIEDLLGKETKVKASTGNKVKVKYRHPQNVELEWTGRGRKPKWVEAWVANGGSLDNLLV from the coding sequence ATGGATATTTCTACCCTTACCGTTGCCCAATTGCGTGATTTGCAGCAACAGATTCCGGCTGAAATTAAACGCCGTGAAGCTCAGGAAAAGATTAATGTCCTGAATGAATTGCGCGCTTTTGCCAAAACCCGCGGTTATGCCATCGAGGATTTGCTCGGCAAGGAAACCAAGGTCAAGGCATCGACCGGTAATAAGGTCAAGGTTAAATATCGTCATCCGCAAAATGTCGAACTGGAATGGACCGGTCGCGGCCGCAAGCCGAAATGGGTTGAAGCCTGGGTGGCCAATGGCGGCTCGCTGGACAATCTGCTGGTCTGA
- the rimP gene encoding ribosome maturation factor RimP, with protein sequence MDLNALLETTVVGLGYELVDVEMSPRGRTIRVFIDAPGRATGIDVEDCAKVSNQLTRVFEVENFDFDRLEISSPGLDRVVKKAEDFARFAGQEIQIKLRIPHGGRRNFQGELLGCTDGKVGLRLEKDAVELEFNNIEKARLVPRFD encoded by the coding sequence ATGGATTTAAACGCACTGCTTGAAACGACGGTTGTCGGTCTGGGTTATGAACTCGTGGATGTCGAGATGTCGCCGCGTGGGCGCACGATTCGTGTGTTCATTGATGCGCCTGGCCGGGCTACGGGTATTGATGTCGAGGATTGCGCCAAAGTCTCGAATCAGCTGACCCGTGTTTTCGAAGTCGAGAACTTCGATTTCGACCGCCTTGAGATTTCTTCGCCGGGCCTCGATCGCGTCGTCAAGAAGGCTGAAGATTTTGCGCGCTTTGCCGGCCAGGAGATCCAGATCAAGCTGCGTATTCCGCATGGCGGTCGCCGTAACTTCCAGGGCGAACTCCTCGGCTGTACGGATGGAAAAGTTGGTCTGCGCCTTGAAAAAGATGCTGTGGAACTGGAATTCAATAATATCGAGAAGGCACGTCTGGTGCCTCGTTTCGACTGA
- the infB gene encoding translation initiation factor IF-2, giving the protein MSATTVSQFAVELKMPVTALLEQLGKAGVGKEGVNDALTDQDKAKLLDYLRRAHGDESKAKITLTRKQTSEIKATDSHGRARTVQVEVRKKRVLMKREIGEHVPENELEALELQPEAPVVDVVPEPVPEPIPEPVVEVIPEPVVEVAPVEVPVEPVAEPVAEVVVEKPAPVILDRAAIIGEKELKAREVESRRYTTLREIQERELREKQAREAELVRMRQQAEVAAAAAKVAEQARLEAAAAAKSAAPTAPAADKGTLHKKPDAPGKKGDKGRTADDGKKKGGLKTRGSDAGTGWKDNRHGHKKSHKGDDGQGSFQAPTEQVVKEVHIPETISVSDLAHKMAIKAIEIIKVMMKMGSMVTINQVLDQETAMIVVEEMGHKALAAKLDDPDAFLEESVAHKDVPLEPRAPVVTVMGHVDHGKTSLLDYIRRAKVAAGEAGGITQHIGAYHVETDRGMITFLDTPGHEAFTAMRARGAKATDIVILVVAADDGVMPQTKEAIHHAKAAGVPLVVAVNKIDKPDANADRVKQELVAEGVIPEEYGGDSPFCPVSAKKGTGIDELLEQVLLQAEVLELTAQKDAPAKGLIIEARLDKGRGAVATMLVQSGTLKRGDVVLAGQVFGRVRAMLDENGKAINEAGPSIPVEILGLSDVPAAGEEAIVLTDEKKAREIALFRQGKFRDVKLAKQQAAKLENMFQQMEEGEIKTLPLIVKADVQGSQEALVQTLSKLSNEEVRVQIIHGAVGAISESDVNLAQASGAVIIGFNIRADAGSRKLAETFGVDIRYYNVIYDAVDEVKAALSGMLSPEKREQVTGMVEIRQVFQVSKVGAIAGCYVLEGFVKRSSRVRLLRNHVVQWDGELDSLKRFKDDVKEVRSNFECGLSLRGNNDIQVGDQLEAYEIQEVARTL; this is encoded by the coding sequence ATGTCCGCAACAACAGTTTCACAATTTGCCGTTGAACTCAAAATGCCGGTAACGGCCCTGCTCGAGCAATTGGGCAAGGCCGGTGTAGGCAAGGAGGGTGTCAACGATGCGCTGACCGATCAGGACAAGGCCAAGCTGCTCGATTATCTGCGCCGCGCGCATGGTGACGAGTCGAAAGCAAAGATCACCCTGACCCGCAAGCAGACCAGCGAGATCAAGGCGACCGATTCGCATGGCCGCGCCCGCACCGTTCAGGTTGAAGTCCGCAAGAAGCGCGTCCTGATGAAGCGTGAAATCGGCGAGCACGTGCCCGAGAACGAACTCGAAGCGCTTGAGCTGCAGCCTGAAGCGCCGGTGGTCGACGTGGTGCCGGAGCCAGTTCCCGAGCCGATCCCTGAGCCGGTGGTTGAAGTCATCCCGGAGCCGGTCGTCGAAGTTGCGCCGGTCGAAGTGCCGGTCGAGCCGGTTGCCGAACCGGTCGCTGAAGTCGTTGTTGAGAAGCCGGCTCCGGTTATTCTCGACCGTGCAGCCATCATTGGCGAGAAGGAACTCAAAGCCCGTGAGGTCGAGTCCCGTCGCTATACGACGCTGCGTGAAATCCAGGAGCGCGAGCTGCGCGAGAAGCAGGCGCGTGAGGCCGAACTGGTGCGCATGCGTCAGCAGGCTGAAGTAGCTGCCGCTGCTGCCAAGGTGGCTGAGCAGGCGAGGCTGGAAGCTGCTGCTGCCGCCAAGTCTGCGGCACCGACGGCGCCGGCCGCCGACAAGGGCACCCTGCACAAGAAGCCGGATGCACCGGGCAAGAAGGGTGACAAGGGTCGCACAGCCGACGACGGCAAAAAGAAGGGCGGCCTCAAGACGCGCGGTTCCGATGCCGGTACCGGCTGGAAGGACAACCGTCACGGCCACAAGAAATCGCACAAGGGCGACGACGGTCAGGGCAGCTTCCAGGCGCCGACCGAGCAGGTCGTCAAGGAAGTCCATATCCCCGAAACCATTTCGGTCTCCGATCTGGCCCACAAGATGGCCATCAAGGCCATCGAAATCATCAAGGTGATGATGAAGATGGGTTCGATGGTCACCATCAACCAGGTGCTCGACCAGGAAACGGCCATGATTGTGGTCGAAGAAATGGGGCACAAGGCGCTGGCCGCCAAGCTCGACGATCCGGATGCCTTCCTCGAAGAGTCGGTTGCGCACAAGGATGTGCCGCTGGAGCCGCGCGCCCCGGTGGTTACCGTCATGGGCCACGTCGACCACGGCAAGACCTCCTTGCTCGACTACATTCGTCGCGCCAAGGTAGCAGCGGGTGAAGCCGGCGGCATTACCCAGCACATTGGTGCCTACCACGTCGAAACCGACCGTGGCATGATTACCTTCCTCGATACCCCGGGTCACGAAGCCTTTACGGCCATGCGAGCCCGCGGTGCCAAGGCGACCGACATTGTCATTCTGGTCGTCGCAGCTGACGACGGCGTCATGCCGCAGACCAAGGAAGCTATCCACCACGCCAAGGCAGCAGGTGTGCCTCTGGTGGTCGCGGTCAACAAGATCGACAAGCCGGATGCCAATGCCGACCGCGTCAAGCAGGAACTGGTCGCCGAAGGCGTCATTCCTGAAGAATACGGCGGCGATTCGCCGTTCTGCCCGGTTTCTGCCAAGAAGGGCACCGGTATTGATGAGCTGCTTGAGCAGGTTCTGCTCCAGGCTGAAGTGCTTGAACTGACGGCGCAGAAGGACGCGCCGGCCAAGGGTCTGATCATCGAAGCCCGCCTCGACAAGGGGCGTGGTGCCGTGGCAACGATGCTCGTCCAGTCCGGTACGCTCAAGCGCGGCGATGTCGTGCTGGCCGGTCAGGTTTTCGGTCGCGTTCGTGCCATGCTCGATGAAAACGGCAAGGCCATCAACGAAGCGGGTCCGTCCATCCCGGTCGAAATCCTCGGTCTTTCCGATGTGCCGGCCGCAGGCGAAGAAGCCATCGTCCTCACCGATGAAAAGAAGGCGCGTGAAATTGCGCTCTTCCGTCAGGGCAAGTTCCGCGACGTCAAGCTGGCCAAGCAACAGGCCGCCAAACTTGAGAACATGTTCCAGCAGATGGAAGAGGGCGAGATCAAGACCCTGCCGCTCATCGTCAAGGCCGACGTGCAAGGTTCGCAGGAAGCCCTGGTGCAGACCCTGTCCAAGCTGTCGAACGAGGAAGTCCGCGTTCAGATCATCCACGGTGCGGTTGGCGCGATCAGCGAATCCGACGTCAATCTGGCCCAGGCTTCGGGTGCCGTCATCATCGGTTTCAACATCCGCGCCGATGCCGGTTCGCGCAAGCTGGCCGAAACCTTCGGTGTCGATATCCGTTACTACAACGTGATTTACGATGCGGTCGACGAGGTCAAGGCAGCGCTGTCCGGCATGCTGTCGCCTGAGAAGCGCGAGCAGGTTACCGGCATGGTCGAAATTCGCCAGGTCTTCCAGGTCTCCAAGGTTGGCGCCATCGCCGGCTGTTATGTGCTGGAAGGCTTCGTCAAGCGCAGTTCCCGCGTTCGTCTGCTGCGCAACCATGTGGTGCAGTGGGACGGCGAACTCGACTCGCTCAAGCGTTTCAAGGACGACGTCAAGGAAGTCCGTTCCAATTTCGAATGCGGTCTGTCGCTGCGCGGCAATAACGACATCCAGGTGGGCGACCAGCTGGAAGCGTACGAAATCCAGGAAGTGGCACGCACGCTGTAA
- the pnp gene encoding polyribonucleotide nucleotidyltransferase: MFNVVKKTFAYGAHQVTIETGEVARQAGGAVLVSMEETVVLVTVVAAKSAKPGQDFFPLTVDYQEKTYAAGRIPGGFFKREGRPSEKETLTCRLIDRPIRPLFPDGFYNEVQVIATVMSLNPEIDSDIPALIGASAALAISGVPFNGPIGAARVGYIDGQYVLCPTLSQLKGSQLDLVVAGTEAAVLMVESEADQLSEEVMLGAVVFGHTEMQKAINAINELVEEAGKPEWEWEAAPKDEALVASLSALVAAKLEEAYNITVKQTRSQAVKAIRAEAVAALCTGGEGAPDENTVGNLFHEIEAAIVRGRILSGAPRIDGRDTRTVRPITMRSGVLPRTHGSALFTRGETQALAVATLGTNRDEQIIDALAGEYRDRFMLHYNMPPYATGECGRVGTPKRREIGHGRLAKRALLAVLPKPEDFSYSMRLVSEITESNGSSSMASVCGGCLALLDAGVPLKAHVAGIAMGLIKDGNRFAVLTDILGDEDHLGDMDFKVAGSTTGITALQMDIKIQGITKEIMQVALAQAKDARIHILNLMQESAAGPREEMSAYAPRLYTFKINPEKIRDVIGKGGAVIRALTEETGTTIDIQDDGTITIASSSGEAAAAARARIDAITAEVEIGKIYEGTVLKILDFGAIVSVLPGKDGLLHISQIAQERVNKVEDYVKEGQIVRVKVLETDDRGRVKLSMKAAAADEGTAPAQPVAAEAAAQDPQQ; encoded by the coding sequence ATGTTTAATGTCGTGAAAAAGACCTTCGCCTATGGGGCCCATCAGGTCACCATCGAAACCGGCGAAGTTGCCCGCCAGGCTGGCGGTGCCGTTCTCGTTTCCATGGAAGAAACCGTGGTTCTGGTCACCGTCGTGGCGGCCAAGAGCGCCAAGCCGGGCCAGGATTTCTTCCCGCTGACCGTTGATTACCAGGAAAAAACCTACGCTGCCGGCCGTATCCCCGGTGGCTTCTTCAAGCGCGAAGGCCGTCCTTCCGAAAAGGAAACGCTGACCTGCCGCCTGATCGACCGTCCGATCCGCCCGCTGTTCCCGGATGGTTTCTATAATGAAGTCCAGGTCATCGCCACCGTGATGTCCCTGAACCCGGAAATCGATTCCGACATCCCCGCCCTGATTGGCGCTTCCGCTGCTCTGGCCATCTCCGGCGTGCCGTTCAACGGCCCGATCGGTGCCGCCCGCGTCGGTTACATCGATGGCCAGTACGTCCTGTGCCCGACCCTCAGCCAGCTCAAGGGTAGCCAGCTCGACCTCGTCGTCGCCGGTACCGAAGCCGCCGTTCTGATGGTTGAGTCCGAAGCCGACCAGCTGTCCGAAGAAGTCATGCTCGGCGCTGTCGTGTTCGGTCACACCGAAATGCAGAAGGCGATCAACGCTATCAACGAACTGGTCGAAGAAGCCGGCAAGCCGGAATGGGAATGGGAAGCTGCACCGAAGGACGAAGCGCTGGTTGCCAGCCTGTCTGCCCTCGTCGCTGCCAAGCTCGAAGAAGCCTACAACATCACCGTCAAGCAAACGCGCAGCCAGGCCGTCAAGGCCATTCGTGCCGAAGCTGTCGCCGCCCTGTGTACCGGCGGTGAAGGTGCCCCGGACGAAAACACCGTCGGCAACCTGTTCCACGAAATCGAAGCTGCCATCGTGCGTGGCCGCATCCTCTCCGGTGCTCCGCGTATCGACGGTCGCGACACGCGTACCGTGCGTCCGATCACCATGCGTTCAGGCGTCCTGCCGCGCACCCATGGCTCGGCCCTGTTCACCCGTGGCGAAACCCAGGCGCTGGCTGTTGCCACGCTGGGCACCAACCGCGACGAGCAGATCATCGACGCCCTGGCTGGCGAATACCGCGACCGTTTCATGCTGCATTACAACATGCCCCCGTACGCCACCGGCGAATGTGGTCGTGTCGGTACGCCGAAGCGTCGTGAAATCGGTCACGGCCGTCTTGCCAAGCGCGCGCTGCTCGCCGTGCTGCCGAAGCCGGAAGACTTCTCCTACTCGATGCGTCTGGTTTCGGAAATCACCGAATCCAACGGCTCCTCCTCGATGGCTTCCGTCTGCGGCGGCTGTTTGGCCCTGCTCGACGCCGGCGTGCCGCTCAAGGCGCACGTTGCTGGTATCGCCATGGGTCTGATCAAGGACGGCAACCGTTTCGCCGTGCTGACCGACATCCTCGGTGATGAAGATCACCTCGGCGACATGGACTTCAAGGTGGCTGGTTCGACGACCGGTATCACTGCGCTGCAGATGGACATCAAGATCCAGGGCATCACCAAGGAAATCATGCAGGTCGCCCTGGCCCAGGCCAAGGATGCCCGTATCCACATCCTGAACCTGATGCAGGAATCGGCCGCTGGCCCGCGTGAAGAAATGTCGGCCTACGCGCCGCGTCTCTACACCTTCAAGATCAACCCGGAAAAGATCCGTGACGTCATCGGCAAGGGCGGCGCTGTTATCCGCGCCCTGACCGAAGAAACCGGCACCACGATCGATATCCAGGACGACGGCACCATCACCATCGCCTCGAGCAGCGGTGAAGCCGCCGCCGCCGCCCGTGCCCGCATCGATGCGATCACGGCAGAAGTCGAAATCGGCAAGATCTACGAAGGTACGGTCCTGAAGATTCTTGATTTCGGCGCGATTGTTTCCGTGCTGCCGGGCAAGGATGGTCTGCTGCACATCTCCCAGATCGCCCAGGAACGCGTCAACAAGGTCGAAGACTACGTCAAGGAAGGCCAGATCGTTCGCGTCAAGGTTCTCGAGACCGACGACCGTGGCCGCGTCAAGCTGTCGATGAAGGCTGCTGCTGCAGATGAAGGTACGGCGCCGGCTCAGCCAGTGGCGGCCGAAGCTGCCGCTCAGGATCCGCAGCAATAA
- the dksA gene encoding RNA polymerase-binding protein DksA: MAEELLHKHFAPYQPKAGEDYMSAKQLTHFRKILETLKKELSEDIDRTVHTMQDEATVFADPNDRASQETDMAIELRNRDRERKLIKKIDETLASIESGDYGFCNKCGVEIGIKRLEARPTATLCIDCKTLDELKEKQMAK, from the coding sequence ATGGCAGAAGAACTGCTCCACAAACACTTCGCTCCGTACCAGCCGAAAGCCGGCGAGGATTACATGAGCGCGAAGCAACTGACGCATTTCCGCAAGATTCTCGAAACGCTCAAAAAGGAGTTGAGCGAAGACATCGACCGCACGGTTCACACCATGCAGGACGAAGCGACCGTGTTTGCCGACCCGAACGACCGGGCCAGCCAGGAAACCGACATGGCCATCGAATTGCGCAATCGCGACCGCGAACGCAAGCTGATCAAGAAGATCGATGAAACCCTCGCCAGTATCGAAAGTGGCGACTATGGCTTCTGCAACAAGTGTGGTGTCGAGATCGGTATCAAGCGCTTGGAAGCGCGCCCGACGGCGACGCTGTGCATCGATTGCAAGACGCTCGACGAGCTCAAGGAAAAGCAGATGGCGAAGTAA
- the rluB gene encoding 23S rRNA pseudouridine(2605) synthase RluB, translating to MKTNKRTPLRSSSKPGGPEKRAPSTGGRGRQAPPSAERTLPPRGRAPREDHDEAPEVDAVAEAPKPRRRAALPATGRASRGNIARNGKAVVEAKPERLQKILAQAGVGSRREMEEWISAGKVTVNGVVATIGQSVVPTDKVKIGGRLINIRFTGSTRPPRVLMYHKPEGEIVSRDDPDGRPSVFAALPRMRGGRWINVGRLDFNTSGLLIFTTSGDLANKLMHPSSELVREYAVRVLGELTLEAQQQLLHGVELEDGRANFGTLHDGGGEGANHWYRVTIFEGRNREVRRMFEAVGCTVSRLIRVRYGPFILPPQLKRGMARELKEAEIKMLMRDLENHAAAPRKGPESK from the coding sequence ATGAAAACCAATAAACGTACCCCACTTCGTTCGAGCAGCAAGCCGGGCGGGCCGGAAAAACGGGCGCCGAGCACCGGCGGTCGCGGCCGTCAGGCCCCGCCCTCGGCCGAGCGCACGCTGCCGCCGCGTGGCCGCGCCCCGCGTGAAGACCACGACGAAGCGCCAGAAGTCGACGCCGTTGCCGAGGCGCCAAAGCCGCGTCGGCGCGCGGCGCTGCCGGCCACAGGTCGAGCCAGTCGCGGCAACATTGCGCGCAACGGCAAGGCAGTCGTTGAGGCCAAGCCGGAGCGCCTGCAGAAGATTCTCGCCCAGGCCGGCGTCGGTTCGCGCCGCGAAATGGAAGAGTGGATTTCGGCCGGCAAGGTTACGGTCAACGGCGTCGTCGCCACCATCGGCCAGTCCGTGGTACCGACCGACAAGGTCAAGATCGGCGGCCGCCTGATCAATATTCGTTTCACCGGCAGCACGCGCCCGCCGCGCGTCCTCATGTACCACAAGCCGGAAGGTGAAATTGTCTCGCGCGACGACCCGGATGGACGGCCCTCGGTGTTCGCGGCGCTGCCCCGCATGCGTGGTGGGCGCTGGATCAACGTTGGTCGACTCGACTTCAACACCTCTGGCCTGCTTATTTTCACGACTTCGGGTGATCTGGCCAACAAGCTCATGCACCCGAGTTCGGAACTGGTTCGCGAGTATGCCGTACGTGTCCTCGGCGAACTGACCCTCGAAGCGCAACAACAGTTGCTGCATGGCGTCGAACTTGAAGACGGCCGGGCCAATTTCGGCACCCTGCACGACGGTGGCGGCGAGGGCGCCAACCACTGGTATCGCGTCACCATCTTTGAAGGGCGTAACCGCGAGGTGCGTCGCATGTTCGAAGCGGTTGGCTGTACGGTCAGCCGCCTGATCCGTGTCCGCTATGGCCCGTTCATCCTGCCGCCGCAACTGAAACGAGGCATGGCGCGGGAGCTGAAAGAGGCAGAAATCAAAATGCTGATGCGCGACCTCGAAAACCATGCGGCAGCGCCCCGAAAAGGCCCTGAAAGCAAGTAA
- the rpsO gene encoding 30S ribosomal protein S15 has protein sequence MAFTTETKAGVVAEFQRAQGDTGSPEVQIALLTARINDLTPHFKEHKKDHHSRRGLLRMVNQRRKLLDYLKGKNVDSYRTLITRLGLRK, from the coding sequence ATGGCATTCACTACCGAAACCAAAGCCGGCGTCGTCGCCGAATTCCAGCGCGCCCAGGGCGATACCGGTTCGCCGGAAGTCCAGATCGCTTTGCTGACCGCCCGCATCAACGATCTGACCCCGCACTTCAAAGAGCACAAGAAGGATCACCACTCGCGTCGTGGTCTGCTGCGCATGGTCAATCAGCGTCGCAAGCTGCTTGATTACCTCAAGGGCAAGAACGTTGATTCTTACCGCACCCTGATTACCCGCCTCGGTCTGCGCAAGTAA
- the nusA gene encoding transcription termination factor NusA: MSREILLLVDALAREKNVAKEIVFGALELALASATKKRIHDEAEVRVSIDRNTGSYESFRRWQVVADSEYVNEYVEIPLSEAQKDDPEIELGDTLEEGLEPIDFGRIGAQAAKQVILQKIRDAEREQILSDFLDRKEHVVSGTIKRMERGNAIVEAGKIEAMLPRDQMIPKENLRVGDRIRAFLLRIDRNARGPQIILSRTAPEFVIKLFDMEVPEISDGLMELKACARDPGLRAKIAVKSNDPRVDPIGTCVGLRGSRVTAVRNEIGGENIDIVLWSADPAQFVIGALSPAEVSSIVVDEEKHAMDVVVDEDNLAIAIGRNGQNVRLASELTGWTINLMTQDESAKRSEAEYAVTRITFMEKLDIDEELADLLIEEGFSSLEEVAYVPLAEMLEIDGLDEGIVNELRTRARNVLLTEAIATEEKLENVSEDLMGLEGMSKELAAKLAGHDVKTRDDLAELAVDELTEMTGIDDERAKELILTARAHWFE; encoded by the coding sequence ATGAGCCGTGAAATATTGCTGCTGGTTGATGCACTCGCCCGCGAAAAGAATGTCGCCAAGGAAATCGTTTTTGGCGCCCTTGAGCTGGCCCTTGCGTCGGCCACCAAGAAGCGTATCCATGACGAAGCCGAAGTGCGCGTGTCGATCGACCGCAATACGGGTAGCTACGAGTCCTTCCGTCGCTGGCAGGTAGTCGCGGACAGCGAGTACGTCAACGAATACGTCGAAATTCCCCTGTCGGAAGCCCAGAAGGACGATCCGGAAATCGAGTTGGGCGATACCCTCGAAGAAGGTCTCGAGCCGATCGATTTCGGTCGCATTGGTGCCCAGGCGGCCAAGCAGGTCATCCTGCAAAAAATTCGCGATGCCGAGCGTGAGCAGATCCTGTCTGACTTCCTCGATCGCAAGGAACACGTCGTTTCCGGCACCATCAAGCGCATGGAGCGCGGCAACGCCATTGTCGAAGCCGGCAAGATCGAAGCCATGCTGCCGCGTGACCAGATGATCCCCAAGGAAAACCTGCGGGTCGGTGACCGCATCCGTGCCTTCCTGCTGCGTATCGATCGCAATGCCCGTGGTCCGCAGATCATCCTCTCGCGTACCGCGCCGGAATTCGTCATCAAGCTGTTCGACATGGAAGTCCCGGAAATCTCCGATGGCCTCATGGAATTGAAAGCCTGTGCCCGCGACCCCGGTCTGCGCGCCAAGATTGCTGTCAAGTCGAATGACCCGCGTGTCGATCCGATCGGTACCTGCGTCGGCCTGCGTGGTTCCCGCGTGACCGCCGTGCGCAATGAAATCGGTGGCGAAAACATCGATATCGTCCTGTGGTCGGCTGACCCCGCCCAGTTCGTGATCGGCGCCCTGTCGCCGGCTGAAGTGTCCTCCATCGTGGTCGATGAAGAAAAGCACGCCATGGACGTGGTGGTCGACGAAGACAACCTGGCTATCGCCATTGGCCGTAACGGCCAGAACGTTCGCCTGGCTTCCGAGCTGACCGGCTGGACGATCAACCTGATGACTCAGGACGAGTCGGCCAAGCGTTCCGAGGCCGAATATGCCGTGACCCGCATCACCTTCATGGAAAAGCTCGATATCGACGAAGAACTCGCCGATCTGCTGATCGAAGAAGGCTTCTCGTCACTGGAAGAAGTGGCCTATGTGCCGCTCGCCGAAATGCTGGAAATTGATGGTCTGGACGAGGGGATCGTCAATGAACTCCGCACCCGTGCCCGCAATGTTTTGCTGACGGAAGCGATTGCGACTGAAGAGAAGCTGGAAAATGTTTCCGAAGACCTGATGGGTCTTGAGGGGATGAGCAAGGAATTGGCCGCGAAACTGGCAGGTCACGACGTCAAGACCCGCGATGATCTCGCGGAGCTGGCGGTAGATGAATTGACGGAAATGACCGGCATCGACGACGAGCGTGCCAAGGAACTCATTCTGACGGCACGGGCTCACTGGTTCGAGTGA
- the truB gene encoding tRNA pseudouridine(55) synthase TruB, which yields MHVKKTWKQVDGVLLLDKPIGFTSNDALQKARRLFSAAKGGHTGTLDPLATGLLPLCFGEATKFSADLLDADKTYEAVLKLGVTTDSGDAEGKVTATAPVNVARADIERVLPQFTGPIQQIPPMHSALKRDGRPLYELARQGIEVEREARAVTIHAIDLLDFAGDGVTLRVACSKGTYIRVLAADIGAQLGCGAHLTALRRTRVGDLDLDRAVTLAELEELDEAGRLAHLQPVDALLHSLPLVEVEGEAAQRFSHGNPVELPAGLSGKIRVYANGRLIGIGEPGAGERLWPKRLVQLAD from the coding sequence ATGCACGTCAAGAAGACCTGGAAACAGGTCGATGGGGTTTTACTGCTCGACAAACCCATCGGATTCACCTCGAACGACGCGCTGCAAAAGGCGCGTCGTCTGTTTTCAGCAGCCAAGGGCGGCCATACCGGCACCCTCGATCCGCTGGCGACCGGCCTCTTGCCGCTGTGTTTTGGTGAGGCCACCAAGTTCTCGGCTGATCTTCTCGATGCCGACAAGACCTATGAAGCCGTGCTCAAGTTGGGGGTTACCACCGACTCCGGAGACGCTGAGGGTAAGGTGACGGCGACGGCGCCAGTCAATGTCGCAAGAGCGGACATTGAGCGCGTTCTGCCGCAGTTCACTGGTCCGATCCAGCAGATTCCCCCCATGCATTCGGCCCTCAAGCGCGATGGCCGCCCACTTTACGAACTGGCCCGCCAGGGGATCGAAGTCGAGCGCGAGGCGAGGGCGGTGACCATCCATGCCATTGATCTGCTCGATTTTGCCGGGGATGGCGTGACCCTGCGTGTGGCGTGTAGCAAGGGGACCTATATTCGCGTACTGGCCGCCGACATTGGGGCCCAACTAGGCTGCGGTGCACACCTGACGGCCCTGCGCCGGACGCGGGTTGGCGATCTTGATCTCGATCGGGCGGTAACTCTGGCCGAACTCGAAGAACTGGACGAAGCCGGTCGCCTGGCCCATCTGCAACCGGTCGATGCCTTGTTGCACAGCTTGCCGCTGGTCGAGGTCGAAGGTGAAGCGGCACAGCGTTTCAGTCATGGCAATCCGGTCGAACTACCCGCCGGCCTGAGCGGAAAAATTCGCGTCTATGCCAATGGTCGCCTGATCGGTATCGGCGAACCGGGGGCCGGTGAGCGCCTGTGGCCCAAACGACTGGTGCAACTGGCTGATTAA
- the rbfA gene encoding 30S ribosome-binding factor RbfA: MKKKGFQRSDRVAEQVRRDLADLIRTELKDPRVGMISLTAVELTPDYAHAKVFFATLNSEHLEEIERGLKRASGFLRRELGRRIHIHTLPELHFIYDNSIEHGASMSLLIDQANALSDLTPEE, translated from the coding sequence ATGAAGAAAAAAGGATTTCAGCGTAGTGACCGGGTCGCGGAGCAGGTGCGCCGCGACCTTGCCGATCTGATTCGTACCGAATTGAAGGATCCGCGCGTTGGCATGATCAGCCTGACGGCTGTCGAACTGACGCCGGATTACGCCCATGCCAAGGTGTTTTTTGCCACCCTCAATTCCGAGCATCTGGAAGAGATCGAGCGTGGCCTCAAGCGGGCTTCGGGTTTCCTGCGGCGTGAACTGGGTCGGCGCATCCACATTCATACCCTGCCCGAACTGCACTTCATTTACGACAACTCCATCGAGCACGGCGCCAGCATGTCGCTCCTGATCGATCAGGCCAACGCCCTGAGCGATCTGACGCCGGAAGAGTAA